The following proteins come from a genomic window of Ictalurus furcatus strain D&B chromosome 14, Billie_1.0, whole genome shotgun sequence:
- the phrf1 gene encoding PHD and RING finger domain-containing protein 1 isoform X3, translating to MLSDAVLILLPFQLAPQYLMRSTWLDETINSVVAGLNTAVYVRDFTPRPRVRRRRKRAPRKKTTKEGKDIKGKTSTTKVKRRKRKVWRRKLRKKAMVKKKTTQGRIAQSLGLKNPSRSSSIPSVYRPCEQTLGSMRADIGAASLSIYGDPFDLDPFNNGDEEMDQAPVQPSLLEAKRRGLSHSALRSHQPVARPILAGLSSRGHSIPLVEEVAEAAPVPDLLGSILSGQSLLLMDSSDVVINRDGSLKAPKPACLSSPSSSLSGSSSLERTPSTGAADIHGSREPAPSSSPLTNSSQSSFRPTPAPIMRSASCPSASHAPASVLEHPRLSTPLPRRPTPTNSNGTGHNQWGTCSIRGQPPARVTNGAPESHLGERRSTANVPAKKPPPKPVWVDVSVLPRIPKIKRENSSVAHSSTGSNSNNLPESSMTSLAGDKGRQSSVDQQGARESRQGRPIDGQRQRLDRAVPSSSFSNSFCTPSTSASVPSNSQPSSSSAISFRISSSGNPWHARRLSAPDQALPAKDKAPVKRNQKDKQQMLSSYSQAKKTSVESEVYDPFNPTGSDASDSEDENEDDKAEINLQSSPATVQTAGQNEDAELQIKTESMDLDLPADNEMSGMKVQVKKEPTSPKDDSWSSPSHHPATLFAAQSQSLAALVAYSGSPVVSDAEDSRNSEGQLVKSPDHSRSSSLSSHHSEEKVKIEIKSEPDLEPSPVIATSLVVSQVTKGNGIIQELSSVSGSSDANHKSKEKEIRSPCASSGEERRSWCASNSPPFKASEQSDKQKKPSRSEDRRRSRSRSPRRRRSRSRSRERSHLRDRRRSTRSSSSESSRKRRRKHESRDRYDSREKEAQKRSKKKRYSHSRSRSRSRSRSRSKSRERRRERTFSHRSSSRSRDSNETRSKRKRSRSASRDRRRRENVSEGPRRRERHSDKSSSAEEKEPTHSIERNAVLMKKESQTGQNECDTTLSAVSTEKETDSSSQENSQLNEETSKQLSEDVLSISLSHKSHESKPIEIKEEKDSPLSKNKESQLLKDQLPKQLKVEQIWPDDDDDDEDSCSDDDVLVINLSSPGPTPTDCEKMTDSDSTSLSVVPKEEMEVEPLQASCPVKQEPVDSSDEEINVDYLIDNLDFIKKEMKDEPVTNAAGAVEPQADMVKESAMVKQEMESVLVMAGTKAKSQGKRVTWNIQEPVVSQPDKMSKLALFKLKLKQEGSRKAASSSSTQITGQVAAAVQGGSKSAAMSISSPALEGRSNAGQEKSKSHKEELLQNPDQKDKYMKKLHMQERAIEEVKLAIKPFYQKRDITKEEYKEILRKAVQKVCHSKSGEINPVKVANLVKAYVDKYKHARKHRKAEEKQSAEGPKDSETPG from the exons ATGCTGAGTGATGCTGTACTGATTTTGTTGCCGTTTCAGCTTGCACCTCAGTACCTGATGCGGTCCACATGGCTGGATGAGACCATCAATTCTGTAGTTGCCGGACTTAACACAGCTGTCTACGTGAGGGACTTCACTCCCCGGCCAAGAGTTCGCAGGAGACGCAAGCGAG CACCAAGAAAGAAAACCACTAAAGAAGGGAAAGACATTAAGGGTAAAACCTCAACCACAAAGGTGAAAAGGCGGAAGCgtaaagtgtggagaaggaAATTAAGGAAAAAAGCG ATGGTAAAAAAGAAGACAACTCAGGGCCGCATTGCGCAGAGTCTGGGCCTGAAGAACCCCAGCCGCAGCTCTTCTATCCCCTCTGTGTACCGCCCGTGTGAGCAAACACTGGGCAGCATGAGAGCAGACATCGGGGCAGCCTCCCTCTCCATTTACGGAGACCCCTTTGATCTCGATCCCTTCAATAATGG GGATGAGGAGATGGACCAGGCTCCAGTTCAGCCCTCTTTGTTGGAGGCTAAACGGCGGGGTTTGTCCCACTCTGCTCTGCGCTCACACCAGCCTGTGGCCAGACCTATACTTGCTGGTTTGTCCAG TCGAGGGCACAGTATCCCTCTGGTGGAGGAGGTAGCAGAGGCTGCACCAGTCCCAGACTTGCTGGGAAGTATCCTCAGTGGCCAAAGCTTGCTGCTGATGGACAGCTCTGATGTGGTTATCAATAGAGATGGCTCTCTTAAAGCCCCCAAGCCtg CCTGTTTGTCATCTCCAAGTAGCAGCCTCTCGGGAAGCTCTTCTTTAGAAAGGACACCTTCCACAGGAGCAGCAGACATTCATGGCAGCAGAGAGCCTGCACCTTCCTCCAGCCCTTTAACAAACTCATCACAAAGCTCTTTCCGGCCCACTCCTGCCCCAATAATGCGTTCGGCATCCTGCCCATCTGCTTCCCATGCACCTGCATCTGTTCTTGAACACCCACGCTTATCTACGCCTCTTCCACGCAGGCCAACTCCCACAAACTCGAATGGAACTGGACACAATCAGTGGGGCACCTGCAGCATCAGAGGCCAACCCCCAGCAAGGGTTACAAACGGAGCTCCTGAATCTCATCTTGGTGAGAGGCGAAGTACCGCAAACGTCCCTGCAAAAAAGCCTCCCCCCAAACCAGTATGGGTGGATGTGTCTGTGTTGCCAAGAATACCAAAGattaaaagagaaaacagtTCTGTGGCACACAGCAGCACTGGGAGCAATAGCAACAACTTACCAGAATCTTCCATGACTAGTTTAGCAGGTGACAAAGGCCGGCAGAGTTCAGTTGACCAACAGGGAGCACGTGAAAGCAGGCAGGGTAGGCCGATAGATGGCCAGAGGCAGAGACTGGACAGAGCTGTGCCTTCGTCTTCTTTTTCTAACTCGTTCTGTACTCCATCAACTTCTGCTAGTGTACCATCAAATTCACAGCCGTCCTCTTCTTCTGCTATTAGTTTTCGGATTAGCAGCAGTGGAAACCCATGGCACGCTCGGCGGCTTTCAGCACCTGATCAAGCCCTGCCTGCAAAAGATAAGGCACCTGTGAAGAGAAACCAGAAGGACAAGCAGCAGATGTTGTCCTCTTATTCCCAGGCTAAAAAGACCTCTGTGGAGAGTGAGGTCTATGATCCCTTTAATCCCACAGGATCTGACGCCTCAGACTCTGAAGATGAGAATGAGGATGACAAGGCTGAAATAAATCTACAAAGCTCTCCAGCCACGGTACAAACTGCGGGGCAAAACGAAGATGCCGAACTTCAAATTAAAACCGAGTCCATGGACTTGGATTTGCCTGCGGACAATGAGATGTCTGGAATGAAAGTGCAAGTTAAAAAGGAGCCAACCTCTCCCAAGGATGACTCATGGTCATCACCTTCTCATCATCCAGCCACCCTGTTTGCAGCTCAGTCTCAGAGTCTTGCCGCTCTTGTGGCATACAGTGGAAGCCCTGTGGTCTCTGATGCCGAGGACAGTAGAAATTCTGAAGGTCAGTTAGTGAAATCTCCGGATCATTCCAGATCTAGCTCACTCTCCAGTCACCACAGTGAAGAGAAGGTCAAGATAGAGATAAAATCTGAACCAGATCTTGAACCATCTCCTGTGATAGCCACATCTCTAGTTGTGTCTCAGGTAACCAAAGGGAATGGGATAATACAAGAACTGTCATCCGTATCAGGAAGTTCTGATGCAAATCACAAgagcaaagagaaagaaataagatCACCATGTGCCAGTTCAGGAGAGGAGAGGCGATCATGGTGTGCTTCCAACAGTCCTCCTTTCAAAGCCTCTGAACAGTCTGATAAACAGAAGAAACCCTCACGGTCCGAAGACAGAAGGCGGTCGCGTTCTAGATCTCCACGCCGCAGGCGATCTCGCTCAAGATCCAGAGAGCGAAGCCACCTACGAGACAGGAGGCGCTCAACTCGCTCCAGCAGCAGCGAAAGCTCaaggaagagaagaaggaaGCACGAGAGCCGTGACCGCTATGACAGCAGGGAGAAAGAGGCGCAGAAAAGGTCTAAGAAGAAAAGATACTCTCACTCGCGGTCAAGATCtcgatccagatccagatcaaGGTCAAAGtccagagagaggagaagagaacgAACATTTTCACATAGGTCTTCCTCAAGATCAAGGGATAGTAatgaaacaagatcaaaaaggAAAAGGTCTAGATCAGCTTCCAGAGACCGGAGACGGAGAGAGAATGTTTCAGAAGGCCCTCGCCGCAGAGAACGGCACAGCGACAAAAGTTCTTCTGCTGAGGAAAAGGAGCCGACTCACAGTATAGAGAGAAATGCAGTTTTAATGAAGAAGGAGTCACAGACAGGACAAAACGAATGTGACACTACACTTTCAGCTGTTTCAACTGAAAAGGAGACTGATTCGAGTAGTCAAGAGAATTCGCAATTAAATGAAGAGACTTCAAAACAACTTTCAGAGGATGTTCTTTCGATTAGTCTGTCGCACAAATCGCATGAATCCAAGCCTATTGAAatcaaagaagaaaaagactcCCCACTTAGTAAGAATAAAGAGTCCCAGCTCCTAAAAGATCAACTTCCAAAACAGCTCAAAGTAGAGCAGATTTggcctgatgatgatgatgatgatgaggactcctgcagtgatgatgatgttctTGTGATTAATTTATCTTCACCTGGCCCTACTCCCACAGATTGTGAAAAGATGACTGATTCTGATTCAACAAGCCTGTCTGTGGTGCCaaaggaggagatggaggtAGAACCTCTGCAAGCATCATGTCCAGTAAAACAAGAACCAGTGGACTCTTCAGATGAAGAGATCAATGTGGATTATTTGATTGACAACTTGGACTTCATTAAGAAGGAGATGAAGGATGAGCCAGTAACTAATGCTGCAGGTGCTGTGGAGCCCCAGGCTGATATGGTCAAGGAGTCAGCAATGGTCAAACAGGAGATGGAGTCAGTGTTAGTAATGGCAGGCACCAAAGCCAAATCACAGGGTAAACGAGTCACTTGGAATATACAAGAGCCAGTGGTGTCCCAGCCAGACAAAATGAGCA AACTTGCACTATTCAAATTGAAATTGAAGCAGGAAGGGTCTCGTAAGGCTGCGTCGTCCTCCTCTACGCAGATCACTGGTCAG GTGGCAGCCGCTGTCCAGGGCGGGTCCAAATCAGCAGCCATGAGCATTAGTTCTCCGGCACTGGAAGGGAGGTCAAATGCCGGCCAGGAGAAATCCAAATCCCACAAAGAGGAGTTGTTGCAGAATCCTGATCAGAAAGACAAG TACATGAAGAAGCTTCATATGCAGGAACGGGCCATAGAAGAGGTGAAACTGGCCATCAAACCCTTTTATCAGAAAAGGGACATAACAAAAGAGGAATACAAAGAGATCTTACGGAAGGCTGTCCAGAAG GTTTGTCACAGTAAGAGTGGTGAAATTAATCCAGTGAAAGTAGCCAACCTGGTAAAGGCATATGTGGATAAGTACAAACACGCCAGGAAACATCGTAAAGCAGAGGAGAAGCAGAGTGCTGAAGGCCCCAAAGATTCTGAGACTCCTGGTTGA